GTCGGGCAGATTCGCGTAGTGATGAAAGTGCGCGTCGGGATCGGCGAACGACGTCTTACGCAGCGCGAGAAAGCGCTTCACGTACCAGCGTTCGATGTCCTCGATTCTGGCGTCGACGTAGATCGAGAAGTCGAACAGATCCGAGACCATCAAACGTGACCCGGTCTGCAGCACGTTGAGGCCTTCGACGATGAGAATGTCCGGCTGACGAACCATGTGGAACTGGCCCTTCAGAATGTCGTAGGATACGTGCGAATAGACCGGTGCGGCAACCTCTTCGGCTCCCGACTTCACCTCGGTGACGAAGCGGAGCAGCTTGCGCCGATCGTAGCTCTCGGGAAATCCCTTACGGTGCAGGATCCCGCGACGCATCAACTCTGTCGTCGAATACAGGAAACCGTCGGTGGTGACCAGATCGACGCGCGGATGGTGGTCCCACCGCGCGAGGAGTGCTTGCAGAACTCGGGCTGTCGTCGACTTTCCGACCGCGACACTGCCGGCGACTCCGATGACGAAGGGCACCTGACGATCCGGGTGCTTCTCTCCGAGAAATGTTGCAGTGGCCGCGAACAGCCGTTGCCGTGCAGCGACCTGGAGGTGAATGAGTCGGGCCAGAGGGAGATACACCTCGGCGACTTCTTCGAGATCGATCTGCTCACCCAAGCCGCGGAGGCCGACGAGTTCTTCCTCGGTGAGCACCAGTGGCGTCGACTGCCGAAGAGTGCGCCACTGGGCGCGATCGAATTCGACGTAGGGGCTGGGTTCGCTCATTCGGAGGTACACACCTCGTGTGCCTGGTGCGTACCTGGAAGTACGCACCAGGCGCACGAGGGACACTGAAGTCGCATGGCTTCAGATTGTGCTTGGTGCCACTGATACTCACACGGGCGGGGTAGTTCACTGTTCGTTCATCTCGCTGCGGCCACTATCGTCGGATCTTATGAACGCCGATTCCCTCGTCCGTGAGTATCTACAACTCGGTCTGAAATTCGACCGACTCGAAAAGGGCTTCGTCGACGCGTACACCGGTGATCCCGAGTTGCGTCGACAGACCGAGAATGCGCCTGCTCCCGATCCGGCTGCCCTAGCGCGGCAGGCCGTCGCATTGCGGGCCGAGCTCGCTAATGCCGACCTTTCGGCGCAACGTGCCGAGTTCATCGATGTCCACTTGCGTGCGCTGGAATGCTCGGGCCGCAAGTTCGCAGGAGAAGACATCGGTTTCGTCGACGAGGTCTTCGCATACTTCGATGTCCGCATCGAACCCGGGGATCAGGATCACTACGCGCAGGCACACCGAAAGATGGATGAGGTGTTGTCGGGTCCGGGTTCGCTCGCCGAGCGACTGGCTGCTCACCGCGCCGGAGACATAATCCCGGCCGATCGACTCCAGGACTGCGTCGACGCCTTTTCGAGTGCTTTGCGTGATCGTGTGCGAGCAGAGTATTCACTGCCCGAGACCGAACAGGTGCGTTATGAGGTGGTGGGAGACAAGCCGTGGTCGGGATTCAACTATTACCTCGGTGACTTCAAGTCCACCGTGGCCATCAACTCCGATCTCGAACAGCACATGGCGAACCTCCCGCACCTCATCGCGCATGAGGCCTACCCCGGCCACCACACCGAGCATTGCCGGAAAGAGATGGGCCTCGTCGGTGCCGGGCAGCAGGAACAGACCCTGTTTCTCGTCAACACTCCGCAATGCCTGATGGCGGAGGGCCTTGCCGATCTGGCGCTCGAGTCGATCGTCGGACCGGGGTGGGGAGCATGGGCGCAGGAAATCTACGCTGACCTCGGCCTGCGATTCGACGGGGACAAGGCCGAGCGGCTGTCGACGGCGTCGGGCCAGCTGCTCGGGGTGCGGCAGGACGCGGCATTGTTGCTGCACGATCGACACAAGAGCCAGGATGACGTCGCGGCGTACCTGGAGAAATGGGGCCTCGCATCGCCCAAGCGTGCTAGGCAAAGTCTGAAGTTCTTGTCCTCGCCGTTGTGGCGTGCCTACAGCAGCACATACGTCGAGGGATACAAACTTCTCGGTGGTTGGTTGGCTCAGGGCAAGACCGTCAGCGAGCGATCGGCGTTGTTCGGGCGCCTCCTCGACGAGCCGCTGACACCGGGGCAATTACGCATCTCGTAAACTAAGGACGCCCACATTGCTGCCCTCATTTGGAGACCCCTCTTATGGCTGACGTCAACAA
This region of Rhodococcus sp. PAMC28707 genomic DNA includes:
- the coaA gene encoding type I pantothenate kinase, with the translated sequence MSEPSPYVEFDRAQWRTLRQSTPLVLTEEELVGLRGLGEQIDLEEVAEVYLPLARLIHLQVAARQRLFAATATFLGEKHPDRQVPFVIGVAGSVAVGKSTTARVLQALLARWDHHPRVDLVTTDGFLYSTTELMRRGILHRKGFPESYDRRKLLRFVTEVKSGAEEVAAPVYSHVSYDILKGQFHMVRQPDILIVEGLNVLQTGSRLMVSDLFDFSIYVDARIEDIERWYVKRFLALRKTSFADPDAHFHHYANLPDEHARMAAEDLWHSINLPNLVENILPTRPRATMVLRKDSDHAINRLRLRKL
- a CDS encoding DUF885 domain-containing protein translates to MNADSLVREYLQLGLKFDRLEKGFVDAYTGDPELRRQTENAPAPDPAALARQAVALRAELANADLSAQRAEFIDVHLRALECSGRKFAGEDIGFVDEVFAYFDVRIEPGDQDHYAQAHRKMDEVLSGPGSLAERLAAHRAGDIIPADRLQDCVDAFSSALRDRVRAEYSLPETEQVRYEVVGDKPWSGFNYYLGDFKSTVAINSDLEQHMANLPHLIAHEAYPGHHTEHCRKEMGLVGAGQQEQTLFLVNTPQCLMAEGLADLALESIVGPGWGAWAQEIYADLGLRFDGDKAERLSTASGQLLGVRQDAALLLHDRHKSQDDVAAYLEKWGLASPKRARQSLKFLSSPLWRAYSSTYVEGYKLLGGWLAQGKTVSERSALFGRLLDEPLTPGQLRIS